One window of Paenibacillus albicereus genomic DNA carries:
- a CDS encoding ABC transporter permease: protein MSESKRWRWSNLYLIAVFAIMYAPIFYLMAYSFNSGGTMHGYDGFTLDWYREVFADTRLLIIVLNTLVIALLSGLLSTVLGVLGALAIHEARRRRTKNTLLSFNNVLIVSPDVIIGASFLILFTMIGIRLGFVSVLLAHIAFSVPIVVLMVLPKLQEMSPTLIDAARDLGASRWQVLTGVVLPFIKPGIFAGFFMALTYSLDDFAVTFFVTGNGFSTLSVEIYSRARQGISLSINALSTLIFLFTMLLVAGYYFITRRSGPGTQPAAGRGGAARGAAKEETP from the coding sequence GATCGCGGTGTTCGCGATCATGTACGCGCCGATCTTCTATCTGATGGCCTACTCGTTCAACAGCGGCGGCACGATGCACGGCTACGACGGCTTCACGCTCGACTGGTACCGCGAGGTGTTCGCCGATACGCGGCTGCTCATCATCGTGCTGAACACGCTCGTCATCGCGCTGCTGTCCGGCCTGCTGTCGACCGTGCTCGGCGTGCTCGGCGCGCTGGCGATCCACGAGGCGCGCCGCCGCCGGACCAAGAACACCTTGCTGAGCTTCAACAACGTGCTGATCGTCAGCCCCGACGTCATCATCGGCGCGTCGTTCCTGATCCTGTTCACGATGATCGGCATCCGCCTCGGCTTCGTGTCGGTGCTGCTCGCGCACATCGCCTTCAGCGTCCCGATCGTCGTGCTGATGGTGCTGCCCAAGCTGCAGGAGATGAGCCCGACGCTCATCGACGCGGCGCGCGATCTCGGCGCGAGCCGCTGGCAGGTGCTGACCGGCGTCGTGCTGCCGTTCATCAAGCCCGGCATCTTCGCCGGCTTTTTCATGGCGCTGACGTACTCGCTGGACGACTTCGCCGTCACGTTCTTCGTGACGGGCAACGGCTTCTCCACCCTGTCGGTCGAAATCTACTCGCGGGCGCGGCAGGGCATCTCGCTGTCGATCAACGCCTTGTCGACGCTCATCTTCCTGTTCACGATGCTGCTGGTGGCCGGGTACTACTTCATCACGCGGCGCAGCGGTCCCGGCACGCAGCCGGCCGCCGGACGCGGAGGAGCGGCGCGCGGGGCCGCCAAGGAGGAGACGCCATGA